The following are from one region of the Juglans regia cultivar Chandler chromosome 10, Walnut 2.0, whole genome shotgun sequence genome:
- the LOC109020876 gene encoding basic leucine zipper 43-like: MQPCEVSALHYLASSNPTPYPPHFSMSQSCTPAVLQLNQFPSPLYNFQFPQAQEFNPQSSSFSSNSTSDEADEQQLSLINERKQRRMISNRESARRSRMRKQKHLDELWSQVVWLRTENHQLLDKLNHISECQDRVLQENARLKEETSGLRQMLTDMELKTSFPTMRDLEDVPCNTTYLRAESSNQYISSSMDLLG, encoded by the coding sequence ATGCAGCCTTGTGAGGTTTCAGCCCTCCATTATCTAGCCTCTTCAAACCCAACTCCATACCCACCTCACTTCAGCATGTCTCAGAGTTGCACGCCTGCAGTACTTCAACTTAACCAATTCCCTAGCCCATTATACAATTTCCAGTTCCCTCAAGCTCAAGAATTCAATCCACAATCATCTTCTTTCAGCAGTAATTCAACTTCTGATGAAGCTGATGAGCAACAACTGAGTCTTATCAACGAGAGGAAACAGAGAAGGATGATATCTAATAGAGAGTCAGCGCGCCGTTCACGCATGCGCAAGCAGAAGCACCTAGACGAGCTCTGGTCGCAGGTGGTTTGGCTCCGGACTGAAAACCATCAGCTCCTAGACAAGCTGAATCATATCTCCGAGTGCCAGGACCGGGTGCTTCAAGAAAATGCTCGGCTCAAAGAGGAAACTTCAGGACTTAGACAAATGCTCACTGACATggaactcaaaacctctttccCTACTATGAGAGACCTGGAAGATGTTCCCTGCAACACAACTTACCTCAGAGCTGAGTCCTCGAACCAGTACATCTCAAGTTCTATGGATCTGCTTGGTTAA
- the LOC109018663 gene encoding E3 ubiquitin ligase BIG BROTHER-related-like, producing the protein MSQSDELTFPEPDPNTHSHSRTQTLDHLARRGTIFCPVTDHNPFDSQSYDSDWFSDLGSGSGRDVGNFLNDLFEEVGRSNDDDDDDDDDDDLHAFDVPGSVSDPFSEFEFGNGGELGPDHEVDLQWLGFGVKLDFDTQRSGTDGLCIAGHDSESDRDTESSSVDSNIRGDRFCLEEQGNGLEVLLPEGFEWEEVEDGVFNQRENLSIMVERVEEFSVASSEEEVEVRNLEWEILLGANMRLERELDGDSDSFLAAFQGESDADTAEFDAVFRRVVEIETGNPPAAKRFVENLPSVELTVEELLMNTVVCAICKDAIVVKEKVRRLPCSHYYHGDCIVPWLSIRNTCPVCRYELPTEDP; encoded by the coding sequence ATGTCTCAGTCCGACGAACTTACCTTCCCAGAACCGGACCCGAACACACATTCCCATTCACGTACCCAAACCCTCGATCACCTCGCCCGCCGCGGCACCATTTTTTGCCCCGTTACCGACCATAATCCCTTCGATTCCCAAAGCTACGACTCGGACTGGTTCTCCGATTTAGGCTCCGGCTCGGGCCGCGATGTGGGCAACTTCCTCAACGACCTCTTTGAGGAAGTGGGTCgctctaatgatgatgatgatgatgatgatgatgatgatgatttacACGCTTTCGACGTACCCGGCTCTGTCTCCGATCCGTTTTCCGAGTTTGAATTCGGAAATGGTGGCGAATTAGGCCCGGATCACGAAGTGGATTTACAGTGGCTGGGTTTTGGAGTTAAACTCGATTTCGATACGCAGCGCTCGGGTACCGATGGTCTCTGCATTGCTGGGCACGACTCTGAGTCGGATCGGGATACGGAATCCAGTTCCGTGGATTCTAATATTCGTGGGGACAGATTTTGTTTGGAGGAGCAGGGGAATGGGCTTGAGGTTCTCCTTCCAGAGGGTTTCGAATGGGAGGAAGTGGAAGACGGCGTTTTTAACCAGAGAGAAAACTTAAGCATAATGGTCGAGAGGGTCGAAGAATTTTCGGTAGCTTCCTCCGAAGAAGAAGTAGAGGTGCGAAATCTTGAGTGGGAAATTCTATTAGGTGCAAATATGAGGTTAGAGCGTGAACTTGATGGGGATTCGGACTCGTTCCTAGCAGCTTTTCAGGGCGAAAGTGATGCAGATACGGCTGAATTTGATGCCGTTTTCAGGCGAGTTGTGGAGATTGAAACGGGTAATCCTCCGGCGGCGAAAAGGTTTGTGGAGAATCTTCCCTCTGTGGAGTTAACGGTGGAGGAATTACTGATGAACACTGTGGTTTGCGCAATTTGCAAGGATGCGATTGTGGTGAAAGAGAAGGTGAGGCGGCTTCCGTGTTCTCATTACTATCACGGGGACTGCATTGTGCCGTGGTTGAGCATAAGGAACACCTGTCCCGTTTGTCGGTATGAGTTGCCCACCGAGGATCCTTAG
- the LOC109021475 gene encoding amino acid transporter AVT6A-like, whose product MTIGNLARKEERESRKAKAIFDEKAPLLPKRQEEDVGFDEFPGASFTGAVFNLSTTIIGAGIMALPATMKMLGLGLGIAMIIFMAVLTDASIEMLLKFSRAGRLTSYGGLMGDAFGKYGRTFLQICVVINNIGVLIVYMIIIGDVLSGTTSSGVHHAGVLEGWFGDHWWNGRTFILFVTTLCIFSPLACFKRIDSLRYTSALSVALAVVFLVITVGIFIMKLISGGIMMPRLLPDVSDLPSFLNIFTVVPVLVTAYICHYNVHSIDNELEDSTQIKGVVRTSLALCSSVYIMTSLFGFLLFGDATLDDVLANFDTNLGIPYGSLLNDAVRVSYAAHLMLVFPVVFFPLRLNLDGLIFPSSRPLVLNNCRFALISIGLIAFIFIGANFIPSIWDAFQFTGATAAVCLGFIFPAAITLRDNYSIATKKNKILAVFMIVLAVFSNLVAIYSDAYALIMKSPSPRE is encoded by the exons ATGACGATTGGAAATCTTGCACGTAAGGAGGAGAGGGAGTCACGAAAGGCCAAAGCAATTTTTGATGAGAAAGCCCCCTTATTGCCTAAGAGGCAAGAGGAAGATGTTGGGTTCGATGAGTTCCCTGGTGCTTCCTTTACTGGCGCAGTGTTCAATCTATCTACCACAATTATCGGTGCCGGGATCATGGCGTTGCCGGCGACGATGAAAATGTTGGGACTTGGTCTTGGGATTGCCATGATAATCTTTATGGCTGTTTTGACCGATGCTTCAATCGAGATGTTGCTTAAGTTTAGCCGGGCAGGGAGGTTGACTTCTTATGGAGGTCTTATGGGGGATGCCTTTGGAAAATATGGGAGAACTTTCTTGCAGATATGTGTTGTAATAAATAACATTGGCGTACTCATTGTGTACATGATTATTATCG GCGATGTGCTTTCTGGAACAACTTCAAGTGGAGTTCACCATGCGGGTGTCCTTGAAGGGTGGTTTGGAGACCACTGGTGGAATGGGCGTACCTTTATTCTCTTCGTCACCACGCTTTGTATATTTTCTCCATTGGCATGCTTTAAGCGAATTG ATTCATTGAGGTACACCTCTGCTTTATCGGTTGCCCTGGCAGTTGTGTTTCTTGTTATTACTGTtggaatttttatcatgaagTTGATAAGTGGAGGCATTATGATGCCTAGATTGCTACCTGATGTCAGCGATCTTCCGTCATTCCTCAACATCTTCACTGTAGTCCCTGTTCTCGTCACTGCTTATATCTGCCACTATAATG TTCACAGCATAGACAATGAACTTGAAGATTCCACGCAGATAAAAGGGGTTGTGCGAACTTCACTTGCCCTGTGCTCATCTGTGTACATAATGACAAGCTTGTTCGGGTTCCTTCTGTTTGGTGATGCAACTTTAGATGACGTGCTTGCCAACTTTGACACCAACCTTGGCATTCCTTACGGTTCCTTGCTTAATGATGCTGTTCGTGTCAGCTATGCTGCTCACCTTATGCTTGTATTTCCCGTTGTCTTCTTTCCATTGCGGCTCAACTTGGATGGCCTCATCTTTCCCTCATCAAGGCCATTGGTTCTCAACAATTGTAGGTTTGCATTGATCTCAATTGGGCTCATTGCTTTTATCTTCATAGGTGCAAATTTTATACCCAGCATTTGGGATGCTTTCCAATTCACTGGAGCGACTGCTGCAGTCTGTCTCGGGTTCATTTTTCCTGCTGCCATTACTCTTAG GGATAATTACAGCATAGCAACAAAGAAGAACAAGATCTTGGCTGTTTTTATGATAGTCCTTGCAGTCTTCTCCAATCTGGTGGCCATATATAGTGATGCTTATGCCTTGATTATGAAGAGCCCATCTCCCCGTGAATGA
- the LOC109021474 gene encoding pentatricopeptide repeat-containing protein At3g29290 isoform X1 has product MLEKLSECLKQLLSLKESLFYPFVFLFIFQGAVMLELLKDSVSVTILSSGFSCQHHPHDRTVYLRRISCQQFRCSVYINSVIKSNRWCAIMPDLRIISMRQPGTRQNCLLRPVWIEKSRIDMNMVANVDAGPVCEEGEGKELIRGGDEGFEASIFEQTLPPWGDVAIQKDRDIEPRCVGLPESNSTPTTTLNETRVHFLEETDEEQLSKRLLLLSRTNKVRSAFELFRSMEWLGLSPNLHACNSLLSCLLRNGLLEDGLRLFEFMKTKQITTRHTYSIVLKAVANSRGCDAALEMFMELRGECEARKDFDAIVYNTMITVCCKVNNWVEAERIWNCMKANGCCATRVTYCLLVSNFVRSGQTELAIDAYSQMVRNGFKPGTDTMQAIISVCTKEGNWSLALGVFQDILKGGLKPNPIACNALINCLGKAGELKLAFKVYDIMRSLGHSPDSYTWKALLGALYKEDRHNDVLWLFEIIKRDQGSLLSLHLFNTALMSCSKLGSWDRALQLLWQMEASGLLVPTESYNLVISACEIARKPKVALQVYQHMVYQKRYPDTFTHLSLLRGCIWGSLWDEVEEILNRATPNVSLYNAVIQGMCLRGKTESAKKLYMKMRENDLQPDGKTRALMLQNLPSDSASRRNRRLFRYGQHGQKIKRRKGKR; this is encoded by the exons ATGCTTGAAAAGCTCAGTGAGTGTCTCAAACAGCTTCTCTCGCTTAAAGAATCTCTGTtttatccttttgtttttctttttatttttcagggtGCAGTTATGCTTGAACTATTGAAGGACTCAGTTTCTGTAACCATTTTGTCGAGTGGGTTTTCTTGCCAACATCACCCACACGACCGGACTGTCTACTTACGTAGAATTAGCTGTCAGCAATTTCGTTGTAGCGTGTATATTAATTCTGTTATAAAGTCGAATAGGTGGTGTGCGATAATGCCTGACCTTCGCATAATCTCCATGCGGCAACCAGGGACGCGACAAAATTGTTTATTAAGacccgtttggattgaaaaatctCGCATCGATATGAACATGGTTGCGAATGTTGATGCTGGTCCGGTTTGTGAAGAAGGGGAAGGAAAGGAACTGATTAGAGGAGGAGATGAAGGGTTTGAAGCATCTATTTTTGAGCAGACTTTGCCTCCTTGGGGGGATGTAGCGATTCAGAAGGATCGAGATATTGAACCTAGATGTGTTGGCCTGCCTGAGTCAAATTCTACTCCGACGACTACTTTGAACGAAACGAGGGTACATTTCTTGGAGGAAACGGATGAAGAGCAGTTATCAAAGCGACTTTTATTGCTTAGCAGAACCAATAAAGTTCGAAGTGCATTTGAATTGTTCAGGTCGATGGAATGGTTGGGTCTTTCTCCTAATTTACATGCATGTAATTCTCTTTTATCTTGTCTTTTGAGGAATGGGCTGCTTGAAGATGGGTTGAGACTCTTTGAGTTTATGAAGACAAAGCAGATAACTACGAGGCACACTTACAGTATAGTACTGAAAGCTGTTGCCAATTCTCGAGGTTGCGATGCAGCCCTTGAAATGTTTATGGAATTGCGAGGGGAATGTGAAGCGAGGAAGGATTTTGATGCAATAGTCTATAACACCATGATAACAGTCTGTTGTAAAGTTAACAATTGGGTTGAAGCTGAGAGGATATGGAATTGTATGAAGGCAAATGGCTGTTGTGCAACTCGAGTTACTTACTGCCTCTTAGTCAGCAATTTTGTTCGCAGCGGCCAAACTGAACTGGCTATCGATGCTTACAGCCAGATGGTTCGAAATGGATTCAAGCCAGGGACTGATACAATGCAAGCTATAATTAGTGTGTGCACGAAGGAGGGAAACTGGAGTTTGGCACTTGGCGTCTTTCAAGATATTTTGAAGGGTGGGCTTAAGCCAAACCCGATTGCATGCAATGCATTGATTAACTGCCTTGGGAAAGCCGGGGAGCTCAAACTAGCATTTAAGGTTTATGACATCATGAGGTCATTGGGCCATTCACCAGATTCATACACATGGAAAGCTTTACTTGGTGCTCTTTATAAGGAAGATCGACACAATGATGTTCTTTGGCTCTTTGAAATCATTAAGAGAGATCAGGGCTCTCTGTTGAGTCTGCATTTGTTCAACACTGCTTTAATGTCTTGTTCGAAGCTCGGGTCATGGGATAGAGCTCTGCAGCTTTTGTGGCAAATGGAAGCCTCTGGACTCTTAGTTCCAACTGAATCATATAATCTGGTCATTAGTGCTTGTGAGATTGCAAGGAAGCCGAAAGTTGCATTGCAAGTGTACCAGCACATGGTTTACCAAAAGCGCTATCCTGACACATTTACTCATCTGTCGCTATTAAGAGGTTGCATTTGGGGATCTTTATGGGATGAAGTTGAGGAAATCCTAAAT cggGCTACCCCAAACGTCTCTCTTTACAATGCTGTCATTCAAGGAATGTGCTTAAGAGGCAAGACTGAATCTGCAAAGAAGCTCTACATGAAAATGCGAGAGAACGATCTTCAACCCGATGGAAAAACACGTGCTTTGATGCTTCAAAACTTGCCAAGTGATTCAGCTTCACGAAGAAACAGGAGGTTATTTCGTTACGGTCAACATGGACAGAAGATTAAaaggagaaaaggaaagagataa
- the LOC109021474 gene encoding pentatricopeptide repeat-containing protein At3g29290 isoform X2: MLELLKDSVSVTILSSGFSCQHHPHDRTVYLRRISCQQFRCSVYINSVIKSNRWCAIMPDLRIISMRQPGTRQNCLLRPVWIEKSRIDMNMVANVDAGPVCEEGEGKELIRGGDEGFEASIFEQTLPPWGDVAIQKDRDIEPRCVGLPESNSTPTTTLNETRVHFLEETDEEQLSKRLLLLSRTNKVRSAFELFRSMEWLGLSPNLHACNSLLSCLLRNGLLEDGLRLFEFMKTKQITTRHTYSIVLKAVANSRGCDAALEMFMELRGECEARKDFDAIVYNTMITVCCKVNNWVEAERIWNCMKANGCCATRVTYCLLVSNFVRSGQTELAIDAYSQMVRNGFKPGTDTMQAIISVCTKEGNWSLALGVFQDILKGGLKPNPIACNALINCLGKAGELKLAFKVYDIMRSLGHSPDSYTWKALLGALYKEDRHNDVLWLFEIIKRDQGSLLSLHLFNTALMSCSKLGSWDRALQLLWQMEASGLLVPTESYNLVISACEIARKPKVALQVYQHMVYQKRYPDTFTHLSLLRGCIWGSLWDEVEEILNRATPNVSLYNAVIQGMCLRGKTESAKKLYMKMRENDLQPDGKTRALMLQNLPSDSASRRNRRLFRYGQHGQKIKRRKGKR; this comes from the exons ATGCTTGAACTATTGAAGGACTCAGTTTCTGTAACCATTTTGTCGAGTGGGTTTTCTTGCCAACATCACCCACACGACCGGACTGTCTACTTACGTAGAATTAGCTGTCAGCAATTTCGTTGTAGCGTGTATATTAATTCTGTTATAAAGTCGAATAGGTGGTGTGCGATAATGCCTGACCTTCGCATAATCTCCATGCGGCAACCAGGGACGCGACAAAATTGTTTATTAAGacccgtttggattgaaaaatctCGCATCGATATGAACATGGTTGCGAATGTTGATGCTGGTCCGGTTTGTGAAGAAGGGGAAGGAAAGGAACTGATTAGAGGAGGAGATGAAGGGTTTGAAGCATCTATTTTTGAGCAGACTTTGCCTCCTTGGGGGGATGTAGCGATTCAGAAGGATCGAGATATTGAACCTAGATGTGTTGGCCTGCCTGAGTCAAATTCTACTCCGACGACTACTTTGAACGAAACGAGGGTACATTTCTTGGAGGAAACGGATGAAGAGCAGTTATCAAAGCGACTTTTATTGCTTAGCAGAACCAATAAAGTTCGAAGTGCATTTGAATTGTTCAGGTCGATGGAATGGTTGGGTCTTTCTCCTAATTTACATGCATGTAATTCTCTTTTATCTTGTCTTTTGAGGAATGGGCTGCTTGAAGATGGGTTGAGACTCTTTGAGTTTATGAAGACAAAGCAGATAACTACGAGGCACACTTACAGTATAGTACTGAAAGCTGTTGCCAATTCTCGAGGTTGCGATGCAGCCCTTGAAATGTTTATGGAATTGCGAGGGGAATGTGAAGCGAGGAAGGATTTTGATGCAATAGTCTATAACACCATGATAACAGTCTGTTGTAAAGTTAACAATTGGGTTGAAGCTGAGAGGATATGGAATTGTATGAAGGCAAATGGCTGTTGTGCAACTCGAGTTACTTACTGCCTCTTAGTCAGCAATTTTGTTCGCAGCGGCCAAACTGAACTGGCTATCGATGCTTACAGCCAGATGGTTCGAAATGGATTCAAGCCAGGGACTGATACAATGCAAGCTATAATTAGTGTGTGCACGAAGGAGGGAAACTGGAGTTTGGCACTTGGCGTCTTTCAAGATATTTTGAAGGGTGGGCTTAAGCCAAACCCGATTGCATGCAATGCATTGATTAACTGCCTTGGGAAAGCCGGGGAGCTCAAACTAGCATTTAAGGTTTATGACATCATGAGGTCATTGGGCCATTCACCAGATTCATACACATGGAAAGCTTTACTTGGTGCTCTTTATAAGGAAGATCGACACAATGATGTTCTTTGGCTCTTTGAAATCATTAAGAGAGATCAGGGCTCTCTGTTGAGTCTGCATTTGTTCAACACTGCTTTAATGTCTTGTTCGAAGCTCGGGTCATGGGATAGAGCTCTGCAGCTTTTGTGGCAAATGGAAGCCTCTGGACTCTTAGTTCCAACTGAATCATATAATCTGGTCATTAGTGCTTGTGAGATTGCAAGGAAGCCGAAAGTTGCATTGCAAGTGTACCAGCACATGGTTTACCAAAAGCGCTATCCTGACACATTTACTCATCTGTCGCTATTAAGAGGTTGCATTTGGGGATCTTTATGGGATGAAGTTGAGGAAATCCTAAAT cggGCTACCCCAAACGTCTCTCTTTACAATGCTGTCATTCAAGGAATGTGCTTAAGAGGCAAGACTGAATCTGCAAAGAAGCTCTACATGAAAATGCGAGAGAACGATCTTCAACCCGATGGAAAAACACGTGCTTTGATGCTTCAAAACTTGCCAAGTGATTCAGCTTCACGAAGAAACAGGAGGTTATTTCGTTACGGTCAACATGGACAGAAGATTAAaaggagaaaaggaaagagataa